The following are encoded in a window of Salinibacter ruber DSM 13855 genomic DNA:
- a CDS encoding FecCD family ABC transporter permease, with protein MDFSAVTTNSGTDTRTDAREGPRPSGAASSRRARQRGREWRVLTGLVALLLGAVAAGLAVGAVAISPGQVLAILGDKVGLTLPWSYEHRQALVLTAIRLPRVLLGVGVGGGLAVSGAVMQGLFRNPLADPSLIGVSSGAALAAVVTIVLGSTLVGAWGDTLGAVLLPAAAFVGGVGATVVVYRLGTRNGQTSVATMLLAGIAINALAGAGTGLMTFIADDDQLRDLTFWTLGSLGGATWTQLAVVGPCLLGGMIAAPFLARPLNALLLGEGEAYHLGINIERTKKLVVTLAALVVGAAVAVSGVIGFIGLVVPHLLRLAVGPDHRVLIPGSALLGGALLLGADVLARTIVTPAELPIGIVTALVGAPFFLWLLLRDRTRGAGYSF; from the coding sequence ATGGATTTCTCCGCGGTTACGACGAATTCCGGGACGGACACGCGCACCGACGCGCGGGAGGGCCCTCGCCCGTCCGGCGCCGCGTCGTCGAGACGGGCCCGGCAGCGGGGCCGTGAGTGGCGGGTGTTGACGGGCCTCGTCGCCCTGCTGCTCGGGGCCGTCGCGGCGGGCCTGGCCGTCGGGGCCGTCGCCATCTCGCCGGGGCAGGTGCTGGCCATCCTCGGCGACAAGGTCGGCCTCACGCTGCCGTGGTCCTACGAACACCGACAGGCCCTCGTGCTCACGGCCATCCGGCTGCCGCGGGTCCTGCTGGGGGTGGGCGTGGGCGGCGGGCTTGCCGTGAGCGGGGCGGTGATGCAGGGCCTCTTCCGCAACCCGCTGGCGGACCCGAGCCTCATCGGGGTGTCGAGCGGGGCCGCGCTGGCGGCGGTGGTCACGATCGTGCTGGGGAGCACGCTGGTCGGCGCCTGGGGCGACACGCTGGGGGCCGTGCTGCTGCCGGCGGCGGCCTTCGTGGGCGGGGTGGGGGCCACGGTGGTCGTCTACCGCCTCGGCACGCGGAACGGGCAGACCTCCGTGGCGACCATGCTCCTGGCGGGCATCGCCATCAACGCGCTGGCCGGGGCGGGGACCGGCCTCATGACGTTCATCGCGGACGACGACCAGCTCCGCGACCTCACGTTCTGGACGCTGGGCAGCCTCGGCGGGGCCACCTGGACGCAGCTCGCCGTCGTGGGGCCGTGCCTCCTCGGCGGCATGATTGCGGCGCCCTTCCTGGCACGCCCGCTCAACGCCCTGCTGCTGGGAGAAGGGGAGGCCTACCACCTCGGAATCAACATCGAGCGGACGAAGAAACTCGTCGTCACGCTGGCGGCCCTCGTGGTGGGCGCCGCCGTGGCCGTAAGCGGCGTCATCGGCTTCATCGGGCTCGTGGTGCCGCACCTGCTGCGCCTGGCCGTGGGGCCGGACCACCGGGTCCTCATCCCCGGCTCGGCGCTCCTCGGGGGCGCGCTCCTCCTCGGGGCCGACGTGCTGGCCCGCACCATCGTGACCCCCGCCGAACTGCCAATTGGCATCGTGACGGCCCTCGTGGGGGCGCCCTTCTTCCTCTGGCTCCTCCTGCGCGACCGCACCCGGGGGGCCGGATACTCGTTCTGA
- a CDS encoding heme/hemin ABC transporter substrate-binding protein, with translation MTSRCPLTPQHLLPIAKRLCLLLAVGGLLGAPAAHGQSPADTSRIVTLGGSVTEIVYALGAGDQVVGVDASSVHPDAATETPSVGYFRQVPAEGVLSLDPSLILALDGTGPPAVLDQFRSAGVRTVLVPDTSSVAGAKRKIRRIAGLLGREARADSLIRDMEEDLEAARALRRRAESTPEVLFVYARGSGSMSVAGTGSSAEAMIELAGGENAITGFEGFKPMSAEAVVGAEPDVILMLTRGLESIGGVEGLMEQPGIPLTPAGENRRVVAMDDLLLLGFGPRLGTAVEGLTEKLHPALESTAPSSSASQQ, from the coding sequence ATGACTTCCCGCTGTCCCCTCACGCCCCAGCATCTGTTGCCCATCGCAAAGAGGCTGTGCCTGCTCCTCGCGGTGGGCGGACTGCTGGGCGCCCCCGCCGCCCACGGCCAATCCCCCGCCGACACCAGCCGCATCGTCACGCTCGGCGGCTCCGTCACCGAGATCGTGTACGCGCTGGGCGCCGGCGACCAGGTGGTGGGCGTCGACGCGTCGAGCGTCCACCCGGATGCGGCCACCGAGACCCCCAGCGTGGGCTACTTCCGGCAGGTACCCGCAGAGGGCGTCCTCTCGCTCGACCCGTCGCTGATTCTGGCGCTGGACGGGACCGGCCCGCCCGCCGTCCTCGACCAGTTTCGGAGTGCGGGCGTCCGCACCGTGCTGGTGCCCGATACGTCGAGCGTCGCAGGGGCGAAGCGGAAGATTCGGCGGATCGCCGGGCTGCTCGGGCGCGAGGCGAGGGCCGACTCGCTGATCCGGGACATGGAGGAAGACCTGGAGGCGGCCCGCGCGCTCCGTCGGCGCGCCGAGTCGACGCCGGAGGTGCTCTTCGTCTACGCCCGGGGCAGCGGATCGATGAGCGTGGCGGGCACGGGCAGCTCGGCGGAGGCGATGATCGAGCTGGCAGGCGGCGAAAACGCGATCACCGGCTTCGAGGGCTTCAAGCCGATGTCCGCCGAGGCGGTGGTGGGCGCCGAGCCGGACGTGATTCTCATGCTCACGCGGGGCCTAGAGAGCATCGGCGGCGTGGAGGGGCTGATGGAGCAGCCGGGCATCCCGCTCACGCCCGCCGGCGAGAACCGACGCGTGGTGGCGATGGACGACCTGCTTCTGCTCGGGTTCGGCCCCCGGCTCGGAACGGCGGTGGAGGGGCTTACGGAGAAGCTGCACCCCGCCCTGGAGTCGACCGCGCCTTCGTCGTCTGCATCCCAACAGTAG
- a CDS encoding M20/M25/M40 family metallo-hydrolase: MLRLARLPIALMLLLLGACSANAGRAQPAPSVAPPALHDLRVDVGYLSADLLRGRETGTKGARLAAQYLVQRFRELGLAPGLDSTWTQPFDVTYSPNPHAPSGHGTPRTGRNVVAHLDRGAGRTVVIGAHYDGLGYGGPGSRSPGDSLIHNGADDNASGVAALLEMAHQLKNSDALSSNVLFVAFSGEELGLYGSKHFVDAMPMPPDQVRYMINLDMVGRLGDSRRLVVSGTGTSPAWAPALDAAAEATNITLAEDPSGLGASDHTSFYLDDIPAVHLFTGAHDHYHTPGDDSHRIDYDGLHDVATFAVRLVEALGDDGDLPFTETDNEPQGRRTSFDVTLGVMPDYTFDGTGMRIDAVTEDDGPAARAGLRAGDVVVRVGDVTVDDIYAYMDALGELAPGDATTVVVKRGDQTLKAEVQF, translated from the coding sequence ATGCTCCGGCTCGCCCGCCTCCCCATCGCCCTCATGTTGCTGCTTCTGGGCGCCTGCTCGGCCAATGCCGGGCGTGCCCAGCCCGCGCCGTCCGTTGCTCCCCCCGCGCTCCACGACCTGCGGGTCGACGTGGGCTATCTCTCGGCCGATCTGCTGCGGGGGCGCGAGACGGGGACCAAAGGGGCGCGCCTCGCCGCACAGTACCTCGTGCAGCGCTTCCGGGAACTGGGGCTCGCGCCGGGGCTCGACAGCACATGGACGCAGCCGTTTGACGTCACGTACAGCCCGAATCCGCACGCACCGTCGGGACACGGGACGCCGCGCACCGGCCGCAATGTCGTGGCGCATCTCGACCGGGGGGCCGGGCGCACCGTCGTCATCGGCGCCCACTACGATGGGCTCGGCTACGGGGGGCCGGGCTCCCGCTCGCCGGGCGACTCGCTCATCCACAACGGCGCCGACGACAACGCCAGCGGCGTGGCGGCCCTGCTGGAGATGGCCCACCAGCTCAAAAATTCCGACGCCCTGTCCAGCAACGTCCTCTTCGTCGCCTTCTCGGGGGAGGAGCTGGGGCTCTACGGCTCGAAGCACTTCGTCGACGCGATGCCGATGCCCCCCGACCAGGTCCGCTACATGATCAATCTCGACATGGTGGGCCGTCTCGGCGATTCGCGGCGGCTGGTGGTGAGCGGCACCGGCACCTCGCCCGCCTGGGCCCCCGCCCTCGACGCGGCGGCCGAGGCAACTAACATCACGCTCGCCGAAGACCCGTCCGGCCTCGGCGCCTCCGACCACACCTCGTTCTATCTCGACGACATTCCGGCCGTCCACCTCTTTACTGGCGCACACGACCACTACCACACGCCCGGCGACGACAGCCATCGCATCGACTACGACGGGCTGCACGACGTCGCCACCTTCGCCGTCCGCCTCGTCGAGGCGTTGGGCGACGACGGGGACCTGCCGTTCACGGAGACCGACAATGAGCCTCAGGGCCGCCGGACGTCGTTCGACGTCACCCTGGGCGTTATGCCCGACTACACCTTCGACGGGACGGGGATGCGCATCGACGCGGTGACCGAAGACGATGGCCCCGCGGCCCGTGCGGGACTCCGGGCGGGCGACGTGGTGGTGCGCGTCGGCGACGTGACGGTCGACGATATCTATGCTTACATGGACGCCCTCGGCGAGCTGGCGCCGGGAGACGCGACCACCGTGGTTGTGAAGCGCGGCGATCAGACCCTGAAGGCCGAGGTCCAGTTTTGA
- a CDS encoding LytR/AlgR family response regulator transcription factor yields the protein MPDPLQILIVDDERLARRSIRSALNGVAGVAVAGEAASIDAAAEQIRTEAPDVVLLDVQMRGETGFDLLDRVEAPVQVVFITAHDEYAVRAFEVNALDYLLKPVDPDRLAEALRRTRQAETALPEDEDTDPEGLAYDDLFFYEDGRRPRFIRVREIICIEAAGNYTELHVADGTTALTSTTLSTWTDRLPDAHFARIHRSTIVNVERVATVEQEDGRTYSVHVEGRDDPLSMSRRRARALRDRLA from the coding sequence GTGCCCTCAACGGCGTGGCGGGCGTCGCGGTGGCGGGCGAGGCCGCGAGCATCGATGCGGCCGCCGAGCAGATCCGCACCGAGGCGCCGGACGTGGTGCTGCTGGACGTACAGATGCGGGGCGAAACGGGCTTCGACCTGCTCGACCGCGTCGAGGCCCCCGTGCAGGTGGTATTTATCACCGCCCACGACGAGTACGCAGTTCGGGCCTTCGAGGTGAATGCGCTCGACTACCTCCTCAAGCCCGTCGACCCGGACCGCCTCGCGGAGGCCCTCCGGCGCACCCGGCAGGCCGAGACCGCCCTGCCCGAGGACGAAGACACGGATCCGGAAGGCCTCGCGTACGATGACCTCTTCTTCTACGAGGACGGGCGCCGCCCCCGCTTCATCCGGGTCCGCGAGATCATCTGTATTGAGGCGGCCGGCAACTACACCGAGCTCCACGTTGCGGACGGCACCACGGCCCTCACCTCCACGACGCTCTCGACGTGGACCGACCGACTGCCCGATGCTCATTTCGCCCGGATCCACCGCTCCACGATCGTCAACGTCGAGCGCGTGGCCACCGTAGAGCAGGAAGACGGCCGGACCTACAGCGTCCACGTTGAGGGCCGGGACGACCCGCTCTCGATGAGCCGACGACGGGCCCGTGCGCTCCGCGACCGACTCGCCTAG
- a CDS encoding TonB-dependent receptor plug domain-containing protein yields the protein MRPCALLLLLIGLLPLLNAPPQAQPAPARPVADTTARADSLWQLDMEQVVVTATRAERSADDVGVPVSVIGQQEIEAQGAARATDLLADQPGLSINNDHGSGLQMRGLGPEYTLILLDGEPIVGRTAGTLDLGRLTTANIERVEVVRGPTSSLYGSEALAGVVNFITGAPAGDLGGEVRTRYGTHGTVDLSARLEGTSGPWQGSVFVDRYRTGGYDLSPAALAPTRPGYVDYTAQARGQYEAGPSTTFSLRGRLATQSQNYDVGISADGTTGDVRHAQQNDRHDWNASAEVEQQLGAGWRLTGTLYCAGYHTDQSLRRVDNGTIRSESVLDQYHGEAEAVLRGALGNNHLLTVGAGTTVETIDADRKTGTRRGGFGFVQDEWSPLASLDVTGSLRLDGNSDYASRLSPKMAVRYAPFDRVSFHASVGSGYKAPAFRQLYLNFTNPQAGYSVFGTTEAQRGLQQFEEQGQIDTFFRDPSTLGEPLAPETSWAFNAGFTASLWGDATLRLDAYHNEVDNLIDAEAVARKTNGQSVFTYVNRNEIYTRGVEARLTLRPTSALRVQLGYDYQEAKDRQVLDELEAGDVYRRENGRDVQVSPDDYAGLPGRPAHTGTVQLRHMALPFGLTANVQGTLRGRAGYADRNGNGIVDVDREYVEARTRWDVTVSKTLLDDYTLRLGGENLFDYTNPRRVPSIPGRTWFAELQAQF from the coding sequence ATGCGTCCCTGCGCCCTTTTGCTCCTTCTCATCGGCCTTCTGCCCCTTCTCAACGCCCCCCCGCAGGCCCAGCCGGCCCCGGCGCGACCGGTCGCCGACACGACGGCCCGCGCCGATTCGCTCTGGCAGCTCGACATGGAGCAGGTCGTGGTCACCGCCACCCGCGCCGAGCGGTCGGCCGACGACGTGGGCGTGCCGGTGTCGGTCATCGGGCAGCAGGAAATCGAGGCGCAGGGCGCCGCCCGGGCCACGGACCTGCTGGCCGACCAGCCCGGCCTCTCCATCAACAACGACCACGGCTCGGGCCTCCAGATGCGGGGGCTCGGTCCCGAGTACACGTTGATCCTGCTGGATGGAGAGCCCATCGTCGGGCGCACCGCCGGCACGCTCGACCTCGGCCGGCTCACCACGGCCAACATCGAGCGTGTGGAGGTGGTGCGGGGTCCGACCTCCTCGCTGTACGGCAGTGAGGCCTTGGCGGGGGTCGTCAACTTCATCACCGGCGCCCCGGCCGGGGACCTGGGGGGCGAGGTGCGCACCCGGTACGGGACGCACGGGACTGTCGACCTGAGTGCCCGGCTGGAGGGGACGAGCGGGCCGTGGCAGGGATCGGTGTTCGTCGACCGGTACCGAACGGGCGGCTACGACCTCTCCCCTGCGGCCCTCGCCCCCACCCGCCCCGGCTACGTCGACTACACGGCCCAGGCCCGGGGGCAGTATGAAGCCGGCCCGAGCACCACATTTTCTCTGCGCGGCCGCCTCGCCACGCAGTCGCAGAACTACGACGTCGGCATCAGTGCGGACGGGACGACGGGCGATGTCCGCCACGCGCAGCAAAACGACCGGCACGACTGGAACGCGTCCGCCGAGGTCGAGCAGCAACTGGGCGCCGGATGGCGGCTCACCGGCACGCTCTACTGCGCGGGCTACCACACCGACCAGTCGCTCCGCCGCGTCGATAATGGCACGATCCGCAGCGAATCGGTACTCGACCAGTACCACGGGGAGGCCGAGGCGGTGCTCCGCGGGGCCCTCGGCAACAATCACCTGCTGACCGTGGGGGCGGGCACGACCGTCGAGACCATCGACGCCGACCGCAAGACCGGGACCCGGCGCGGGGGCTTTGGCTTCGTGCAGGACGAGTGGAGTCCGCTGGCGTCCCTCGACGTGACGGGCAGCCTCCGGCTCGACGGCAACAGCGACTACGCCTCCCGCCTGAGCCCCAAGATGGCCGTCCGCTACGCGCCGTTCGACCGCGTGTCGTTCCACGCGTCCGTCGGCAGTGGCTACAAGGCCCCGGCCTTCCGACAGCTCTACCTCAACTTTACCAACCCGCAGGCCGGATACAGCGTCTTCGGCACCACGGAGGCGCAGCGCGGCCTCCAGCAGTTCGAGGAGCAGGGCCAGATCGACACCTTCTTCCGCGACCCGAGCACGCTGGGCGAGCCCCTGGCCCCCGAAACCTCGTGGGCGTTCAACGCCGGCTTCACCGCGTCGCTCTGGGGAGACGCCACACTCCGCCTCGATGCCTACCACAACGAGGTCGACAACCTGATCGACGCCGAGGCGGTGGCGCGCAAGACCAACGGGCAGAGCGTGTTCACCTACGTCAACCGCAATGAGATTTACACCCGGGGCGTGGAGGCCCGGCTTACCCTTCGCCCGACCTCTGCCCTTCGCGTGCAGCTCGGCTACGACTACCAGGAGGCGAAGGACCGGCAGGTGCTCGACGAGCTGGAGGCCGGCGATGTCTACCGGCGGGAAAACGGACGGGACGTGCAGGTCTCCCCCGACGACTACGCCGGCCTGCCCGGACGACCGGCCCACACCGGCACCGTGCAGCTCCGGCACATGGCCCTGCCGTTTGGACTCACCGCCAACGTGCAGGGGACGCTCCGGGGCCGCGCCGGCTACGCCGACCGCAACGGCAACGGCATCGTCGACGTCGACCGCGAATACGTGGAGGCCCGCACGCGCTGGGACGTCACGGTCTCCAAGACGCTACTCGACGACTACACCCTGCGGCTGGGCGGCGAGAACCTCTTCGACTACACAAATCCACGACGCGTCCCTTCGATTCCGGGGCGCACCTGGTTCGCCGAACTCCAGGCCCAATTCTGA
- a CDS encoding HmuY family protein, which translates to MRRISSLLSILLLGGALVLTGCDSTGVSGDDGEDDAPLTMTRVENLPGDPDTTSGGGYPQGHNQFAFFSLRDSSVVLHSDEQARTDSASTMWDLAFRGTDIIVNGGPNGPGQGAAYVAENAFQEVSEVTPDSLTRHAVEDWYNYNENGNHIVRPTPGHTIVVRTADGESYAKLRILSYYEGAPENPAESGAESRYYTFEYVLQDDGTRFE; encoded by the coding sequence ATGCGACGCATCTCTTCCCTTCTTTCGATTCTACTTCTCGGCGGCGCCCTCGTCCTCACCGGCTGCGACAGCACCGGCGTGTCCGGCGACGACGGAGAGGACGACGCCCCTCTCACCATGACCCGCGTGGAGAACCTCCCTGGCGATCCCGACACCACCAGCGGCGGGGGGTACCCACAGGGGCACAACCAGTTTGCCTTCTTCAGTCTTCGGGACAGCTCTGTCGTCCTGCACTCCGACGAGCAGGCCCGCACTGATTCGGCCTCCACCATGTGGGACCTCGCCTTCCGGGGCACCGACATTATTGTGAACGGCGGCCCGAACGGTCCCGGACAAGGCGCAGCCTACGTCGCCGAGAACGCCTTTCAGGAGGTCTCCGAGGTGACTCCCGATAGCCTCACCCGTCACGCCGTAGAGGACTGGTATAACTACAACGAAAATGGCAACCACATCGTCCGCCCAACGCCGGGCCACACCATCGTCGTGCGCACCGCCGACGGCGAGTCGTACGCCAAGCTCCGCATCCTCAGCTACTACGAGGGCGCTCCCGAAAATCCGGCTGAGAGCGGCGCCGAGTCGCGCTACTACACCTTCGAGTACGTGCTCCAGGACGACGGCACGCGCTTCGAGTAG